Part of the Henckelia pumila isolate YLH828 chromosome 2, ASM3356847v2, whole genome shotgun sequence genome is shown below.
gacATAACAAAAATTTAGGTTATGGAtaataatgactttttaatttgatcatgtaccaattaaatcATTTACATTAATTCATGtaccaatttaatattttttcaaaaattcgtgTACCAAAATGAATATTACACATTATTCACGTATTGCAATAAAAAGGAAAACTCAGCACTATGGGGAATATATTTACAAATAATACATATAACATGaatattatatatgatttgatccAAAACCTTCTACATTCTAGTTCTCTCCTCCATTGCAAATGATATAAAGTTATGTTATGTGCTTGCAAAATGAAGAACTACGACACGAGCAGGACAATGCAAGCAATGTTTCGCTTGGAAATTGTTGGTGTTCCTACATCTTTCGAGCCACGGCATGTCGGAGAGCGTGTAGAACTTATACCTTCTGATGGCCCATGGTGAGCTAGCTGCGAAGGACAAACAGAAACAGAGAATATTTTAGATTAAACGAACATTTTCTTGATTgatctcataaacaagattaTTTGTGTAAGTCGAACACGAAACTTACGTCCTGGAGAACCAACATTTCTATTGTTATCCTGTTCAGTTGGCCACTGAGAAAAAAAGATGATGAGCATGCACGGAGATAAAGAACTAGGAAGGATTTCTTTAGCTATGAGTCAGTCTATGACTATGTGCTCCTCTGCATAGTTTGATCCACATGAGCTGTTTTTGCGTAATAGTACACCATCCACCCGAGGGGACGTAGAAGTTATATCATGTCCTTCCCAACAAAATTCATGAGCTCTGCCTTTGCTGCATCCATCACCACTTTAAAGTCCATTTGTGCATACCTTCCCCTGAAATTTAGTATAGCAACGGCCATTCAGTTTGAGTTTCGAAAAAACGAGAGCGGATTACAACTAAAATATCAGATATATTCAGTTTAATGAGTTGACTGTCCTACTACACCCTGCAGTCTATGGATATATAGACTATTGCCCTTTTTTGTAGATATACCAGAAATGAGTTCTTGACCAAGTAGCTGAGGGAAAGGCAGGGCTGGAAAGTCCATGGAATATTCTTGCAATTGCCCGGGGAGTAAATTTCGCATGTGAATTACTCCGGAGAAAAACCTGACACCAATAAAGGGACCAAGGTTACAACTTTGCCTAATAATGTCCCACTCCACCGGAAAAAAGAATTAGAATTTCAGAAATTTATACCTTCACGTCAGCTCGTAAAAATGGACTGCAGATGGAAATAAAGTTGATGTTAGTCCAATGATACAGTAGTTGCTAAGAATTGCAAAAACTTGGCAACAATAGTTTGAACCTGCTTTGATCCATCTGGTTTGTGAGAACAACATCAGCATCAGCATCAGCATCAGCATCAGCATCATCGTGAGCATCAGCATCCCGAGTGAAGTACTTCAGAATTTTTCTCTGCAGACATGCTGTGTGTTGGTTCTTGTAGCAACCTTGGGCCTTGTCACAAAATTTTGTAGCAAAGACTGCAGCATTATACGCTGCGTCAATTTTCCGGATCTAAATAAAAGGCAGAACACATGTTACTAAAGAAATGCAACTGGTAAAGTACAAGAAGCATATGCTCAGTACTGAATCTTCCACTTGCACCAGATACCCTTGAAGGATGAAACAGAAAAGgaacaaaaacaaaaggaaaGAGCAGAATGAAGGATGAAAGGCGGCCAATAAGATGACTAACAACAATCACCTTACAGGTCTCAATCTCACGTAGCCAGTTCGAAAGGTCTGCTGCCAAAGAACATATATCGTTCGGGACCTCAATAACTCGATAACAGAAGGCCTGATCTTTCAATTCATATGTAATTTCCCCCTTCAACTGATGCAAGAAAATGCTCTAGTTTATCAATACACTGAAATAGATAATGGTTATGTTGTGTTAGGACTGCAAATATACTACCATTGGTCCGAAACAATAAGTCCCTTACTCTAGTTATCTTTCATTTTATATGATCAAGAAAATTTACTTTTCAGGCAAAATTGCTCCTTACCTCTTATAGTTTCTCTTTTAAGTCCCACGTGCGATGACCCTATAAGTTATCTATCTATATCATGTGGTAAAGAGAGTCCCATGAAGCAACTGTTTTTCTTGTATTTAGTGTGGCTTTTTGGTTTCCAAAATTACCCGTCTCCATACCACATCATTTAATTAATATGTCGATCACATCTGTTGGTTCGAAGGATAAGAATTTCAATTATTCTTAAGCAAGCTTTCAGTTCAAGTCTTGTCAATGGAACAACCACGTGCTCACGGAGCTTCCTCCATAATAGATCCGACCAAACTTGACTCAGATCAGTTTGGACCAATGTGGGCTTAGGGAACGGGGGGTCTAGACCAGAATATTATACACACaccatacatacatatacacacAGACATGTATGTATCGATTTGGCCGAAATTCAGTTTTTAGTGTTAATCCGTATTATTTAATCTCTTAAACATCCCTTATTCCACTAAActttaatttaaatatcaatGTTCATAGGCACAATAATTCTAGAGCATAAATCATGTGTGTATAATAGTTTTAAGAAAAGAAGGAACTTGAATCTTTTAGCTATGACAAAATGAAAATTGGGCGCCAGAATGAGAGAGATTGATACTGTAATATATGAATATTTCAGCTTATAGAAGACATGCAGAGGATAGAGTCACTAGATGTTCTTTAAACCAGACACTGCAGCCcaagattgaaaaaaaaaaacttggagCAAATTAAACCAAGCTAACCTTTAGACTCTGCAAATGGTTTGACAAGTCAAAAGGTTCCATTCTAAGGCTATTTGCAATGGACGGTATATCAAACAGATATTGTCCATCCTTCACCTCAGACCTGTTTATTCAAGTCATATTCAGAAAAGGAAATGTTGTTCAATCAGAGATTACTTGAGTTATGTCAATAAGAACTAGAAAAACGAAATGCTCACTTCTTTATAATCGCCCCGACCACAGGATTTCCACCTGCAAGCAGTGCTGGCGATGTCTGAAGCAggcaaataatcaaaatttccaTGCAGAAAGAATATTAATTCACGAAAGTTGATCAACATTGAGGTTGTATTAATTACAATCAATTAGAAACAGTTATATGGTagatcaaattccaaaatgCAGTGTAGCTTATAGACTATGGTAGAGTTGCACTTTTTCCCCAAGTTCGTGAAAATGGTTTCTAAACGGAACTGTCGATATGGGATGACTAAATTCATAAGCACTTGCAAAGTTCTGACAATTACATATGCTACCCACCTGATGAAAGTTTAAAGTGCAAGACACTGTTATTTGTGGAAGCAAATGCATGTATTGCACTTCACCCAACTCTAACTGTGTTAATATCGTCAGAATTACCTATAAACCAAGAACAAAATAAGTATACAAGGATTACAAGGTCATCAACAAAAAGTAAGGAATTCAATACTACCAAACTTTTTTTGTATTTCAATTTTCAAGTAAATTTGTTTGTGGGAACAAAGCACAATATTTCCACAATGCATAGTTACATACTGTGACACCATCTCGAACTATTGGATATAGCATCTAAACAAATTTATATTAACATGAGTAAGTGAGTGAGGCCTCAAGGTTGGTCATTGAGTTTATTCATGAAAACATAACCAGAACAAAACTGCGAGGTATGAACAGCATGGAAAAACTTTAGCAAAAACAGTAAAATGAAGAACCTCTTCTTTCATGTCAAATTTGCGAGCTGCGGATTCCTTGACTAGGGAACAAATTTCGTTGTCTGAGAGTCTTCCAGTCATAAAAATGTGACACAGTAACTTGTTGATAGCATATTCATCAACTCCATCACTGTGAATCAGATTGTGGATTGAAAATTCAGGATTCTCTATTCACCCAAACAGAGGGTTGTACTGCAAAATGGTGTTTATTATACCTGTACATCAAACTCCGAAGCTTATAGTATGAGGTATGATCCAAGAAAAGATGACAATAAGATGATCTGCCATCTCGTCCTGCACGGCCAATTTCCTGAATTCATTGCATGACAAATTTATTTTCAGATGCTTGGATCATgatatattcaaaaaaaaaaaaaaaagcaagaaCTAGCTGAAATGACAAATGAAGCCAAATTTGACCTGAACATACTCTTCCAAGCTTTCTGGTAAACAATAATGAATTACCTGAAACAGCATGATTCAGAAACTTCATCAATAATTTCCATATACACTGACATAGTGGAAATGCTTATCATGCACTAGAAAACACAGCAGTAAATGTTGTAGCAGTAGTGAGTTTCAGAAATCTTCTAACACACAAAAACTTTGAAAAAACAGCATGAGATGTACTTAATTTATTCGTTAAATATCCCTGAAATTTCTTTCTTGATGTCTTTTAGCCCACTTCTGGGGCTTTAGAGTTAAATATGGGGCAGTTTTGTGATCAGTTAAATCTTGGATTTACATTCCTTTATTTCGATTCCTTTCATTCAAAAAGCAAAGCATGATGATAAAACAAGAAGTTCGCAAGTATTAATGTAAAACCAATTTCAAGACTCAAACAAAGGGTAATGAAAGATCTGCTTACAGCTCCAACATCTCTTTTATTAAGCCCCATGCCAAAAGCCACTGTTGCAACAACCTTCCCAGAAAGAATACAAATCAGTGAACAAGAAGATATTATAAGGCAAGCATCCAAAAAGAATCACCCCGCGAGAAAAGATGAGAAATATTTCCTTACCACTCTTATCTTGTTAGAACAAAATAACTCCTGTACGCGACTCCTATCTTTCGCAGGAATACCACTGTGGTAACTCTgggaaatattcaaaatttatttcGTATAGTCAACATCCATTTAAGGAACCACCCCTTAAATCAAACTCTGTATCTTTCAACTGAATGAAGTTAGCAAGTCTAACCTTCGCCGAGATATTGTTATCACAGAGGTATCTGCTTATCATGTCGGTTTCAGACTGCAGATCAAATTGAGAGGCAAAAGTTGCATAAAATTCAATATGATAAAAGGAAAATAAATCCAACTAAGTTCACTATGCACCACAAGAGAATCAAATGATTGAATTCTAGGCAAACAATGCATATGGTTGGGAAAGTATACCTGGAATTTACAATATATAATGATGCTTTTGATATCCGAAAATGGAGAAGACTTTATCAGTGCCATCAAATCTTTCATTCTGAAAATGTTTTTAACAAGAAGCTATTGAGATCCAGCACTAACAAGAGTCTTACGAAGGCAACCTGGCAGCGAAAGAAGACTGTTTGGGATTCACCTGTTTCCACTCATTGAAATCGACAGATGCAGATTTTCCCTCAAGTTGTCCGACTTAATAAGATTTGTTGCAGGAATCTCTAAGGCGTGCATTACATCATGCAAAGTTCTGGTTGTTGCAGTTGCAGTCATAGCAAGAATGCATCCAGCAttaagcctaccatgcagcaaaGAGCCTCTGAGCCTCATATATGAAGGTCGAAAATTGTGTGACCTGTCCCAGAAAATGAAGCTGAGTTAAC
Proteins encoded:
- the LOC140882877 gene encoding ATP-dependent DNA helicase Q-like 5 isoform X1, whose translation is MDSDSDSDGSHISSSPPRGPPATSVPRRSQALMTLLSSTKARAKISASAGTNSRLTLKPKISRINPNPKPNSDLNASKSEPVEAQPQILRDLFSNLPLQINEPDNLQNYKNASEFILPGGHCTSRFTSLVSSRGKDLNFEDDVSVQTKGEGCSERSADFKEFKIEAVDKGMAKRKGRAGLNLIGGNVPDTPTVKRPKCVSEGNFVKLNINGYGRKKFRYLNKRNSFSKSGRRWKFNKKSKGSRRVGGEDSGALDEEGLVVDIKEGEIGLCFDDNELIGEAVMKVRNEASEKNLLNLLKLTHGYDSFRNGQFDAIKMVLNGNSTMLVLPTGAGKSLCYQLPAMVFPGVTLVVSPLVALMIDQLKQLPPSIPGGLLCSTQTAEQASETLRSLQEGGIKVLFVSPERFLNEEFISIFSKTSMLSLVVIDEAHCVSEWSHNFRPSYMRLRGSLLHGRLNAGCILAMTATATTRTLHDVMHALEIPATNLIKSDNLRENLHLSISMSGNRMKDLMALIKSSPFSDIKSIIIYCKFQSETDMISRYLCDNNISAKSYHSGIPAKDRSRVQELFCSNKIRVVVATVAFGMGLNKRDVGAVIHYCLPESLEEYVQEIGRAGRDGRSSYCHLFLDHTSYYKLRSLMYSDGVDEYAINKLLCHIFMTGRLSDNEICSLVKESAARKFDMKEEVILTILTQLELGEVQYMHLLPQITVSCTLNFHQTSPALLAGGNPVVGAIIKKSEVKDGQYLFDIPSIANSLRMEPFDLSNHLQSLKLKGEITYELKDQAFCYRVIEVPNDICSLAADLSNWLREIETCKIRKIDAAYNAAVFATKFCDKAQGCYKNQHTACLQRKILKYFTRDADAHDDADADADADADVVLTNQMDQSSPFLRADVKVFLRSNSHAKFTPRAIARIFHGLSSPAFPSATWSRTHFWGRYAQMDFKVVMDAAKAELMNFVGKDMI